In a single window of the Bradyrhizobium sp. ORS 285 genome:
- a CDS encoding twin-arginine translocase TatA/TatE family subunit, which translates to MGSLSIWHWIVVIAVVLLLFGRGKISDLMGDVAQGIKAFKKGMQDDDKAPEKTEPVKSIDHGATPSATRTDVGSKAV; encoded by the coding sequence ATGGGTTCGCTTAGCATTTGGCACTGGATCGTGGTGATCGCGGTCGTCCTGCTCCTGTTCGGGCGCGGCAAGATCTCCGATCTGATGGGCGACGTCGCGCAGGGCATCAAGGCCTTCAAGAAGGGCATGCAGGACGACGACAAGGCGCCGGAGAAGACCGAGCCGGTCAAGTCGATCGATCACGGCGCGACGCCTTCGGCCACCCGCACGGATGTCGGCAGCAAAGCCGTTTGA
- the tatB gene encoding Sec-independent protein translocase protein TatB — protein MFDIGWSELLVIGVVALIAIGPKELPGVLRMVGQWMGKARRMASEFQGQFQEAMREAEMADLKKSFDEVKEAASGFSPSGMMSSLQRDVDKALDIEGVDKPAEPIIPTSPEPVASAETPVTPTTPEPPHPQTFVEAEAHQAVSEPLAIVREIKPEPQPEAPAEAERLKDAKAS, from the coding sequence ATGTTCGATATCGGGTGGAGTGAGCTGCTCGTCATTGGGGTCGTCGCGCTGATTGCGATCGGCCCCAAGGAGCTTCCCGGCGTCCTGCGCATGGTCGGGCAGTGGATGGGCAAGGCCCGCCGGATGGCCTCGGAATTCCAGGGCCAGTTCCAGGAGGCCATGCGCGAGGCCGAGATGGCCGACCTCAAGAAGAGCTTTGACGAGGTCAAGGAGGCCGCGAGCGGTTTCTCCCCGAGTGGCATGATGTCGTCGCTGCAGCGCGACGTCGACAAGGCGCTCGATATCGAGGGCGTCGACAAGCCCGCAGAGCCGATCATTCCGACCTCGCCGGAGCCGGTGGCGTCCGCCGAGACGCCCGTGACGCCGACCACCCCCGAGCCACCGCATCCCCAGACCTTCGTGGAGGCTGAGGCGCATCAGGCCGTCAGCGAGCCACTGGCCATCGTCCGCGAAATCAAGCCCGAGCCGCAGCCTGAAGCGCCGGCCGAGGCCGAACGTCTGAAGGACGCCAAAGCGTCATGA